A genome region from Psychrobacter jeotgali includes the following:
- a CDS encoding LysR family transcriptional regulator produces MKLQQLRHFLLVVEAGGFRAAADRANRTQAALSASIKELEKTLGQKLFESGNKATLTSFGETCLPKIEQFIAIAQALEEDLKSVATGDKGKIRIASVPSLVTKLLPNVLFAYSRKYPDIEIVLIDDNSVGVTKRLLAGEVDLALGNCTSVSQMEVDFKPLITDPIGVVCLKSNPLNSVINSAAAQKKAGLEQGAKGLKWQQLTEQPFIYNGTCRLLENTPAEVLNRQARYTVENITSLFSLLRHDLGITTLPKLAFPSNEPELVWLPLLKPALTRQIGIFKLANRTISPAAQRFYELCVAYVEADNSL; encoded by the coding sequence ATGAAATTACAGCAATTACGCCATTTTTTATTAGTCGTCGAAGCAGGCGGCTTTCGGGCAGCGGCTGACCGTGCTAATCGCACTCAAGCAGCATTATCAGCCTCTATAAAAGAGCTGGAAAAAACCTTGGGGCAGAAATTATTTGAAAGTGGTAATAAAGCCACTCTTACCTCTTTTGGTGAGACCTGCCTGCCAAAGATTGAACAGTTTATAGCTATTGCGCAGGCATTAGAGGAAGACTTAAAGTCGGTAGCTACGGGTGATAAAGGCAAGATAAGAATTGCTAGCGTGCCGTCGTTAGTGACGAAGCTATTACCCAATGTCTTATTTGCCTACTCACGAAAGTATCCAGACATTGAGATTGTGTTGATAGACGACAATTCGGTCGGAGTAACCAAGCGCTTATTGGCAGGAGAAGTTGATTTGGCGCTGGGTAACTGCACTAGCGTCAGCCAAATGGAAGTTGATTTTAAGCCGTTGATAACAGACCCTATCGGTGTCGTTTGTCTAAAAAGCAATCCGCTAAATAGTGTCATCAACTCGGCAGCAGCACAAAAGAAAGCAGGGTTAGAACAAGGGGCAAAAGGCTTAAAATGGCAACAGCTCACCGAGCAACCTTTTATTTACAATGGCACCTGTCGTCTACTTGAGAACACGCCCGCTGAAGTGCTCAATCGGCAAGCGCGTTATACGGTTGAAAACATCACTTCTTTATTTTCCTTGCTGCGTCATGATTTAGGTATCACCACCCTGCCCAAACTGGCTTTTCCATCCAATGAGCCTGAGCTGGTTTGGTTACCGCTGCTTAAGCCCGCCTTAACGCGGCAGATTGGGATTTTTAAACTAGCGAATAGGACTATCTCGCCCGCCGCACAGAGATTCTATGAGCTATGTGTGGCGTATGTGGAGGCCGATAACTCATTATAA